Proteins encoded together in one Ferroglobus placidus DSM 10642 window:
- a CDS encoding sulfatase family protein, producing MSIHVPLIFSNIPLDFERKRIKDFVQHVDVVPTILDVLNIPFNRSEFDGESLVPVMSGETNSPRSFIVAEESYTERKMAIRTKKWKYIYSPSKEAATCRYCGVIHGGIEELYHLKSDPKEVQNIVEDRPEIVKDLKERLFAWLSDLRSKEEKILISQKISELKMMKKI from the coding sequence GTGTCCATACATGTTCCTTTAATTTTCAGTAATATACCACTCGATTTTGAGCGAAAGAGGATTAAAGATTTTGTTCAACATGTTGATGTTGTACCTACTATCTTAGATGTTTTAAATATCCCGTTTAATAGATCTGAATTTGACGGTGAATCTTTAGTTCCAGTAATGAGTGGAGAAACAAACTCTCCTCGCTCTTTCATAGTTGCTGAAGAGTCTTATACTGAAAGGAAAATGGCTATCAGAACTAAAAAATGGAAGTATATATATTCTCCCTCAAAAGAAGCTGCGACATGTAGATATTGTGGTGTAATTCACGGAGGGATTGAAGAACTTTATCACCTAAAGAGTGATCCAAAGGAAGTTCAGAATATTGTTGAAGATAGACCCGAAATTGTTAAAGATCTCAAAGAAAGATTATTTGCTTGGCTAAGCGACCTAAGGAGCAAAGAAGAGAAAATATTAATCAGCCAAAAAATAAGTGAATTAAAGATGATGAAAAAAATATAG